The sequence tctcagggaatcaccacgGCAAAGGGAAcggtgtgagccaggctgatgaaaactcagatatggcactttccagtcagctctgtgatgggggaggtctcagcataggaacagtgacctctgccagcactttttgTTGAgaatgctgcccccccccccaagttcttgctccaatgccagacaatccagttcttcCCAGTATGTACCTGGATTCCCCCTAAGccactgccccagtgctggagctcagagagagctAGTCCAAGTAAGTCTGTGCACTGCCCCTTTAAAAGGAACTACTGTGACTCCAGCAGCCTCTTTggcactcagccacaatcccagcTCATTTTTACAGCCTTAAGTTACGgggaacttctcttcccagcaccgGAACCCTGTGCTAaaaggtctggtgtggggctgggatcaCTGGCTTCTCCCAGGAAGCCTCTGCATCCCAGATGtcccttctgattaaaaaaagtCACACATGGTTGTCGGACCAGCCCCTTTCGTACTGCtaccctcctaccagtctcaatgtgcttttttcttttaattgtctagttttaggacttccattcagctagatttcaggcagtgctgaatgatggttgttctgtattttcgttgtaattttgatatggttgtgggaggcagtgagtaccggtgtttacctatgcccccATGTTGATTCTCCTGTTccaattcttattttaattttttctgttctctgttgTATTGTTTAGTCAAGATCTGTACTACTGTGCTGAACAGTCCCAATGACATCATCGCTGGTATACTTGCCTCGTTCCATTAAGTCTGatgtttgctgttgtttttgtcAAGCTAGGAAAATTCCCTTCATTACCTTCTAATACTCATAGTCAGAGTTCCTGTTATAATTTGTTGAATTTATTAAAAGCTTTCATTGCATCTGTTGAATAGAAAAGTTcacaatatttttttccactcTTTAATGTGGTGAATAACTGATGGGTTTTCTGATGTTGAACCATCTTTACATTCCTGTGATGAACCCTAATTGATTGCAATAGATCCCTGTTTTTATACAGTATTGGAATCAGTTggtcaatattttatttaggattttgcATTTAACAGTGTTGgcctataatttctttttatgcaCTTTTATCCAGTTATGGTATCAATGTTCTATTAGCCTCATAAAATGACTTGGATAGCTTTCCTTTTTTCActctgtatttttctagaaaaattgtataaagtaaatattatatGCTCTTGAAAGTTAGATTGAACGTGGTAGAACCATCAGAGCGCTATGGTGAGTAGGGAAGTATTTTGATTGCcatttcagtttatttattggttttctcttctgtatGTTTTATATGTTTCTAAAAGTTTATGAACTTCATCTAGGATTTggaatgtttccctttctctgcccttaaaactattttaatagtctttttgaagaaatagtgatTACTTTTATCAATGATTGAAGTACTTGTGAgctattttattggtttcttcTTGATTGAGGGATTTGGGTGTTGGCTCTTTCTAGCTTCTTGAATGTTTAGctcatatttatgtatatttagtTATAAATGTCTCTGTAAGTATGTTTTTGCTGTATCTCACAGTTTTAGACATGTAGTGCTTTCATTGGTCAGCAATGAGTATTTTTTGATTTCTTTAACATGGGATACTTCTTGTTTCTAGTTTCCAGACatgggttaatttttttaaaataattttttattgttgaaagtattacatatgtccccctttttcccccattgacccccttcagcccacccccgccctcccccaccccaggccttcagcaccctattgtctgagtccatgggacatgtatatatgcatacaaggtctttggttcattacctcccacccacccatcctcccctgccttccctatgagattctgcactctattccatgcctccatgtttctggatccactccattgatcagtttattttgttacttagattccacatatgagtgcgatcacagacatgggtttatttttaaaaaccattttgtaTTTCAAATGTTTAGTGATGTAGAGGAAACACATAGTCTATGTGATGttgattctgatttttttttttgcatttattattgCATTGAAGTCTGTTGTCAGCCTGATTCTTGATTGTTTTTAGGTgacctgcctttttaaaaaatatttgacattttcaGTTTTGCTAAACTACATCTAGATGTGAGGTTTTTTCCTTACCcagacttaaatatttttttaagttctgagaaatcgtgtttttattttttcatgcatTTCTTTACCTctgttatatttatttgtttttctggaaAATACTGACACTACACAACAGTCCTCTAAATCAGCTTTCTTCTTAGTAATGTGTATCAGGGGTGAGGAGCTCAACACTTCCATCCTGTAGCTATTATTTCCCTATACTCtgtctttccccacccccactccccaaccccccatctcAGGGAACCTCAGACACCTTGCAGCAGGCACACTGTTCCAGATCTGTCATCCATGTAACTCTGGCAGCCCACAGGATGAAGAGGGATAGCTAGCCTGCTGACATTTCTTCATATCAGTATCATGTCCCATGCTGCCTAGCAGATACCCGCTGTCTCCAGCTGTCACTGGTACTGCTGATTTCCTGCCCTGGAATAGTAACCATTGCAGTgggttggagagagagaaaagaacacaATTGGGAAGTTCTTCCTTAATCTAACCCTTTATGTGCCACTTGCCTATCTCTGCTAtatgcattcatttttttccataCTGGCACTGTGTCACCTTCTGCTTCCCAGGGATTTCTCATAGCTTTTATGTTAGGTTCTGGAATCCAGCAGTTCCCTCTTACATATCATCCCCCTGGGTTAGAGTAGCAGGAGGTAGGGCACATGATTTTGTGTCCCCTCGGATTTTATCTCATGCTATGGTATACATTCATGCCTTTTATTAGCCAATTAAACACTTATAATCCAATGATTTAGATataaagtaaattaaatgttGTGTTCTTTCTCCTCTAGTATTTTATTATAAGCTTGGAGTCATGAGCAAATTAATTGTTCTAATTTTCCCATCATCTATCTGTTTGAagaatgtatttcttttaaagaatgtATGCTCTTGAGAGAATTAAATTTGACTCCAAATATGCTTTTTACTTGTGAGTCTACGTAATATGCTAGAGTTGACTTTTCATAAAGATggtttttttcttgtcatttagaGTGAAGATGAAATCAGGAcactaaaacagaaaaaaagtaagtGCTAGTGTTAATGACTCAACttctgaatgctttttaaaaaggcctTGACCTGGTAAGgacaaataaatatgttttatgttCAAAACCTGTGAGAATGTTTTGGAATTGTCTGTGCAACTAAAACCTTAGTTCAGTTTGTCTTTATTGAGTGCCAATACACCATTCCCTTTGCCCATTCGGTGCTCTCAGTGTGGTAGGGGGTGGCAGGCACACAGAGTGTTCCAGTACAGGCAAGGGAAGGTAGCAATAAGGACAGAAGTAGAATCTGTCCATCCAGTGTATAGTGCATAATAGATTCTCGGTAATTAAGGAGTAAATGCTGTGGAGATACTTAGTCTTATAGAGGGTAGGAGTCCAAAAGCCTTTCTTCAGGTACTGATGCCTATATCAAttaatttaattcttacaatagCCCTGAAGTAAGAACTGTTATTTTCcccctttacagatgaggagacatgGATTCAGgcaaagaaaaagggaaggataTTCTTTGCAGAGGTAGAGTGGCTTGAAACAGGGTGCCAGATTTGAGGAAATACATTCATTTTGTTGTTGGAGCTTCTAAAACCCATGATGGTTAGAAATGAACTCAGGGGGACCACAGGGGTCAGGACTTGCAGGGTGTGTATATGACTGTAGGCAGGACACTTCACTGCAGGGCCATCCAAATATGAAGAAATTAGGCTAATTTGGAAAAACTATCCCAGTTGTACTGTGTTGGGTTGGCATTGTACAGAAATTAACAGCCATATTGGTCTAGAAACGTTCAACATAATTGTTTCCATTTGTACAGGGGTAATGCACTGTATTAAATATGTAAGGTCTTAATCTACATGGGTTTGATTACAGAAACTAATAAAGTATTCTctaaataatgagagaaaaaaagaaattaggctAAGATTTCTAATAGTCTAGTATTAGCCCTGGAAATTATATGAACATACTTTACATTACATTAGTTTTTATAGGTGTCTCATCTCccatataaaagtatagcaaTAAAAACAGTATCAGCATGAACCTTGGAGCCAGACAAGCTTGGATTTcaattttacctcttttttttaaaaatccttacctgcggatgtttttactgatttgggggagcaggaaggggggagaagagagaaacatcaatgtgagagagagacatcaattggttgcctcttgtatgtacctgacgggggatcaaacccacaaccttttggtgtgtggaacaatgctccaaccaactgagccaagcAGCTAGGGCTCATCTCCATCTTTCTAACTGCATCTATGGCCTTGAGTGGTTATTTACTATCATTTGTCAAATGGGGTTGATACCATCTGCCTATAGAGGGAGTAATGGGAAACATAGAATGTCAGCACAGTATGTCATAAatattctcttcctcttcctttttctgaggGCACATATTGTCTTATTACTCAATATGTGATGTaccttaagtttttaaaatatatctctgTTCACAGTGTTTGTCTTCCCCACTAGAGTGTAATCTCTGTCCTAGTCTGTGGTCCAGTAGGTGTTCTGtgaatgttgaataaatgagttagtggattttaagtatttaaaaaatcaagaatgcattttttgtttgtatggTTCCTCATAagcctgtttttaaaattctttgttttcCAGTTGACGAAACTTCTGAACAGGAACAAAAACATAAAGAGATCAACAACACCAATGCTCAGAACTCCAATATAGAAGGGGGTGAAGAACAGGATGAAGACATTTTACCTTTAACCCTTgaggagaaggaaaacaaagaatacttaaaatctttatttgaaattttgattCTTATGGGAAAACAAAACATACCTTTAGATGGACATGAAGCTGATGAAATCCCAGAAGGTCTCTTTACTCCTGATAACTTTCAGGCACTGTTGGAGTGCCGGATAAATTCTGGTGAAGAGGTTCTGAGAAAGCGCTTTGAGACAACAGCAGTCAACACACTGTTCTGTTCAAAAGCACAGCAGAAACAGATGCTAGAGATCTGTGAGAGCTGCATTCGGGAAGAAACGCTCAGGGAAGTGAGAGACTCTCACTTCTTTTCGATTATCACTGACGACGTAGTGGACATAGCAGGGGAAGAGCACCTGCCCGTGTTGGTGAGGTTTGTTGACGAAGCTCATAACCTGCGAGAGGAATTTGTGGGTTTTCTGCCTTATGAAGCTGATGCCGAAATTTTGGCTATGAAATTTCACACTACGATAACTGAGAAGTGGGGATTAAACATGGAATATTGTCGTGGCCAGGCTTACATTGTGTCCAGTGGATTTTCTTCCAAAATGAAAGTTGTTGCTTCTAGACTTTTGGAGAAATATCCCCAAGCTGTCTACACACTCTGCTCTTCCTGTGCCTTAAATATGTGGTTGGCAAAATCGGTGCCTGTTATGGGAGTGTCGGTTGCGTTAGGAACAATTGaggaagtttgttcttttttccatCGATCACCACAACTGCTTTTAGAGCTTGACAGTGTAATTTCTGTCCTCTTTCAGAACAATGAAGAAAGGGGTAAAGAACTGAAGGAAATTTGCCATTCTCAGTGGACAGGCAGGCATGATGCTTTTGAAATTTTAGTGGACCTCCTACAAGCACTTGTTTTATGTTTAGATGgtataaataatgatacaaataTTAGATGGAATAACTGTATAGCGGGCCGAGCATTTGTACTCTGTAGTGCAGTAACAGATTTTGATTTCGTTGTTACCATTGTCGTTCTTAAAAATGTTCTATCTTTTACAAGAGCCTTTGGGAAAAATCTCCAGGGTCAGACCTCTGATGTCTTTTTTGCAGCCAGTAGCTTGACTGCGGTGCTGCATTCACTAAATGAAGTGATGGAAAATATTGAAGTTTATCATGAATTTTGGTTTGAGGAAGCCACCAATTTGGCAACCAAACTTGATATTCAGATGAAGCTCCCTGGGAAATTCCGCAGAGCTCAGCAAGGGAACCTGGAATCTCAGCTGACCTCTGAGAGTTACTATAAAGAAGCTCTAAGTGTTCCAACAGTGGAACACATTATTCAGGAACTGAAAGATATATTCTCAGAACAGCACCTCAAAGCTCTTAAATGCTTATCTCTGGTCCCCTCTGTCATGGGACAGCTCAAATTCAATACATCGGAGGAGCACCATGCTGACATGTACAGAAGCGACTTACCCAATCCTGATACACTCTCAGCTGAGCTGCATTGTTGGAGAATCAAGTGGAAACACAGAGGAAAAGATATAGAGCTTCCATCCACCATTTATGAAGCCCTCCACCTGCCAGACATCAAGTTTTTTCCTAATGTTTATGCATTGTTGAAGGTCCTATGTATTCTTCCTGTGATGAAGGTTGAGAATGAACGCTATGAAAATGGGCGAAAGCGTCTCAAAGCATACCTGAGGAACACTTTGACAGACCAAAGGTCAAGTAACTTAGCTTTGCTTAACATAAATTTTGATATAAAACATGATTTGGATTTAATGGTGGACACATATATCAAACTCTATACAACTAAGTCAGAGCTTCCTACAGATAATTCCGAAACTATCGAAAATACCTGAGAGACTTTTAAAATGGGTTTTCTCTTATATttgatattgaaaaaaatctaagaaatttgaaaatatagaaaagctATAAGATATATGTAGGCCACTTAATCACTGAATATCTTGAGTACATTAGCCATTGATAATCTGACTGTTTAAATGGCCCGTTTGAACTCTCATGCTTTGGAGAACTAACTGTTCTTCCAGAGGGTAGCATTGAAAGTGCCACGCTGCACTTCTGCGTGGTCTCTGCTAATGGCACTTTGGAATTGTTTTAGTTAAGTCAAGTTAGACATAACATTTATTATCACTGTGGATCCTGTTGTTGGGTATTGAGTTACCagttctttgaagaaataaattttgagAAGGTGTGAGAGGAAtatgtttcataaaattttacAATGAAGTTCATGACTAACTTTTCAATAGCAGGAGTTTTAAGTTTactattaaaaatctttaatgaaCAGTTAAATTACCAGATAGTGAAAGAAACGTGAGCTTGCCAAACAAGGATTTCAGTGTAGATTTTGTCTTTATTCGATAATCTTAAACAAGTTGCTGTTAAACATTGAAGGAAGAACCTGCCATTGTTCCACATCTGGGTGTTGCTGTTTACATTCCTTTGTTGAGCCTATATCTTCATAAGCTTTTTAGCAAGTATATGTCGAACACTTCTGTTTCATGGTCAAGACAGGATCAGAGGCTATGGATACTGACAACAGATTGGTCTGTTTTATTCTGTCTTTTTCCATGATAATATCTACTGCCTCGTCTTGATTTATACGCAAAACCTAGACAACCTACAAAAATGTGTTTTGTAGTTTATCTAGgaataatacagaaaatattgCTGTTATTTTTGGTGAAGAAAGTCAATTTTGTACAGTTTATTTCGAcgtaaataaaatgtgaatttgttTAAAGTTCAGGTACTTTATTTTGGTGGGGACAAAACAGATTCTTCTGGTAAATTcccttttcaaaaatatttgtcaCCTTCACAATTGaagagaagtttttttttaatttattttttggtttatgGTCTACTACTTGGGATATATAAAggcattttaattaagaaattattaaatataagGTTTATCTaactgattttcatttttaatcctctcctgaggattttttttcttttcttttcagagagagtagaagggagagagggagggggcagagagagagaaacatgataaacatgtgagagagatacatggactGGTtgctcctgtatgcaccctgaagcggggggaggagtggggagggcattgaacctgtgacccttctgtgCCTAGCCTGACACTctagcagcactggccagggcaatgcagctgatttttaaaatattatatggcCCCCGATATCAATTGTCAGGGTTTGTGTAATTGTTGCTGGCTAAAATGTAAGTGAATGAATATAATTGCAGAGATATCACTGAATTATTTTATGTTGGGATAAGTTAGTGTTCTTTGAGTATCAGAAAACAGAATGGGGCATATTTAAGGGCTGCTGGGTCTTGATGATAGCAGGCAGTACATTTCCCTGTCATTGACAACCCTGGCAGAGATGTCAAATTGGGACATGTTGCCCATGCAAGTTATAAAGAAGATGTCAAGAGTTTATCTCATAGCCAGAGTTCTAGAGGTTCCTCTGTCATTGCCAGAAAGAACTGTTCAGGTTCATGATGGCAGGAT is a genomic window of Myotis daubentonii chromosome 9, mMyoDau2.1, whole genome shotgun sequence containing:
- the THAP12 gene encoding 52 kDa repressor of the inhibitor of the protein kinase isoform X1, producing MPNFCAAPNCTRKSTQSDLAFFRFPRDPARCQKWVENCRRADLEDKTPDQLNKHYRLCAKHFETSMICRTSPYRTVLRDNAIPTIFDLTSHLNNPHSRHRKRIKELSEDEIRTLKQKKIDETSEQEQKHKEINNTNAQNSNIEGGEEQDEDILPLTLEEKENKEYLKSLFEILILMGKQNIPLDGHEADEIPEGLFTPDNFQALLECRINSGEEVLRKRFETTAVNTLFCSKAQQKQMLEICESCIREETLREVRDSHFFSIITDDVVDIAGEEHLPVLVRFVDEAHNLREEFVGFLPYEADAEILAMKFHTTITEKWGLNMEYCRGQAYIVSSGFSSKMKVVASRLLEKYPQAVYTLCSSCALNMWLAKSVPVMGVSVALGTIEEVCSFFHRSPQLLLELDSVISVLFQNNEERGKELKEICHSQWTGRHDAFEILVDLLQALVLCLDGINNDTNIRWNNCIAGRAFVLCSAVTDFDFVVTIVVLKNVLSFTRAFGKNLQGQTSDVFFAASSLTAVLHSLNEVMENIEVYHEFWFEEATNLATKLDIQMKLPGKFRRAQQGNLESQLTSESYYKEALSVPTVEHIIQELKDIFSEQHLKALKCLSLVPSVMGQLKFNTSEEHHADMYRSDLPNPDTLSAELHCWRIKWKHRGKDIELPSTIYEALHLPDIKFFPNVYALLKVLCILPVMKVENERYENGRKRLKAYLRNTLTDQRSSNLALLNINFDIKHDLDLMVDTYIKLYTTKSELPTDNSETIENT
- the THAP12 gene encoding 52 kDa repressor of the inhibitor of the protein kinase isoform X2 — translated: MDSGKEKGKDILCRVDETSEQEQKHKEINNTNAQNSNIEGGEEQDEDILPLTLEEKENKEYLKSLFEILILMGKQNIPLDGHEADEIPEGLFTPDNFQALLECRINSGEEVLRKRFETTAVNTLFCSKAQQKQMLEICESCIREETLREVRDSHFFSIITDDVVDIAGEEHLPVLVRFVDEAHNLREEFVGFLPYEADAEILAMKFHTTITEKWGLNMEYCRGQAYIVSSGFSSKMKVVASRLLEKYPQAVYTLCSSCALNMWLAKSVPVMGVSVALGTIEEVCSFFHRSPQLLLELDSVISVLFQNNEERGKELKEICHSQWTGRHDAFEILVDLLQALVLCLDGINNDTNIRWNNCIAGRAFVLCSAVTDFDFVVTIVVLKNVLSFTRAFGKNLQGQTSDVFFAASSLTAVLHSLNEVMENIEVYHEFWFEEATNLATKLDIQMKLPGKFRRAQQGNLESQLTSESYYKEALSVPTVEHIIQELKDIFSEQHLKALKCLSLVPSVMGQLKFNTSEEHHADMYRSDLPNPDTLSAELHCWRIKWKHRGKDIELPSTIYEALHLPDIKFFPNVYALLKVLCILPVMKVENERYENGRKRLKAYLRNTLTDQRSSNLALLNINFDIKHDLDLMVDTYIKLYTTKSELPTDNSETIENT